The following proteins are co-located in the Manihot esculenta cultivar AM560-2 chromosome 7, M.esculenta_v8, whole genome shotgun sequence genome:
- the LOC110619169 gene encoding polygalacturonase QRT2 — protein MIPQHPPKHLLILFIVLTFFTCCFGSYQQNPFANFHENVHKMISKPAFSSFSKQTRASSSTTSSSKIVLINVDDFGAKANGRDDSEAFKKAWEKACSSKQTAIIIVPKNKIYHLKPLTFSGPCRSDLSFKIYGTIKASLKMRDYEDDRRHWIVFDNVQNLRVKGGGIINGNGRMWWRNSCKINKSKPCKHAPTAVTFIDCKNLIVSNLWFKNAQQMHLTFQNCINVRALNLMVTAPGNSPNTDGIHVTGTQNIRIRNSVIRTGDDCISIVSGSKNVEATDIICGPGHGISIGSLGAGNSGAEVSNVLVNRATFSGTTNGVRIKTWQGGSGYAKNIIFQNLIMKNVSNPIIIDQNYCDQDDPCPEKKSAVQVSNVIYRSIKGTSASEVAMKFDCSESFPCQGILLQDIILGNVEDEPAKASCLNVNLAHRGKVYPQCS, from the exons ATGATCCCACAACACCCGCCAAAGCATTTGCTCATTCTCTTCATTGTCTTAACATTCTTCACTTGTTGTTTTGGCTCTTACCAACAAAACCCATTTGCTAATTTCCATGAAAATGTCCATAAAATGATCTCCAAGCCTGCTTTCTCTAGCTTTTCCAAGCAGACAAGAGCTTCTTCTTCTACTACAAGTTCATCCAAGATTGTACTGATCAATGTGGATGATTTTGGAGCTAAAGCTAATGGAAGAGATGATAGTGAG GCTTTCAAGAAAGCATGGGAAAAAGCTTGTTCTTCTAAACAAACTGCCATTATCATTGTCCCTAAGAACAAGATTTATCATCTTAAGCCTCTCACATTTTCAGGTCCATGCCGTTCTGATCTTAGTTTCAAG ATATATGGAACAATAAAAGCTTCCCTTAAAATGAGGGATTATGAAGATGATAGAAGGCATTGGATTGTGTTTGATAATGTTCAAAATCTCAGAGTTAAAGGTGGTGGAATCATCAATGGAAATGGCAGAATGTGGTGGCGAAACTCTTGCAAAATCAATAAAAGCAAG CCCTGTAAACATGCACCAACA GCTGTCACCTTCATCGACTGCAAGAATTTAATAGTATCAAATCTATGGTTCAAAAATGCACAACAGATGCATCTCACATTTCAGAACTGTATCAATGTGAGAGCTTTGAATCTCATGGTGACTGCACCAGGAAACAGTCCAAACACTGATGGGATTCATGTCACAGGCACACAAAACATTAGAATAAGAAACTCTGTCATAAGAACAG GTGATGATTGTATATCAATAGTCAGTGGGTCCAAAAATGTTGAAGCCACAGATATTATCTGTGGACCTGGACATGGAATAAG TATTGGTAGCTTGGGAGCTGGTAATTCAGGAGCTGAAGTTTCAAATGTGTTAGTTAATAGAGCAACATTTTCAGGAACCACTAATGGAGTCAGAATTAAGACTTGGCAG GGAGGATCTGGATATGCCAAGAACATAATATTCCAAAATCTTATAATGAAAAATGTTTCCAACCCTATAATTATTGATCAAAACTATTGTGATCAAGATGATCCATGCCCAGAAAAg AAATCAGCAGTTCAAGTAAGCAATGTGATATACAGAAGCATAAAAGGAACAAGTGCTTCAGAAGTTGCCATGAAATTTGATTGCAGCGAGAGTTTCCCTTGCCAAGGAATTTTATTACAGGATATTATTCTAGGAAATGTTGAAGATGAACCTGCTAAAGCTTCATGTCTTAATGTTAATTTAGCTCATAGAGGCAAAGTTTACCCTCAGTGCTCTTGA
- the LOC110619170 gene encoding cytokinin riboside 5'-monophosphate phosphoribohydrolase LOG1 isoform X2, translated as MEGENRKSAASEERRRFKKICVFCGSRAGYKSSFGDAALQLGKELVERKIDLVYGGGSVGLMGLISQTVFNGGCHVLGVMPKALRPHEISGETVGEMKTVADMHQRKAEMARHADAFIALPGGYGTLEELLEIIAWSQLGIHDKPVGLLNVDGYYNSLLALFDKGVEEGFIEDNARHIVVIAETAAELIKKMEEYTPGHDKVAPRQSWEVDKLLESTKSGEPLGS; from the exons ATGGAAGGAGAAAATAGAAAATCTGCAGCAAGTGAAGAGAGAAGGAGGTTTAAGAAGATATGTGTCTTCTGTGGGAGTAGAGCTGGATACAAATCTTCATTTGGTGATGCTGCCCTTCAACTTGGTAAAGAACTG GTTGAAAGAAAGATTGATTTGGTCTATGGTGGGGGAAGTGTAGGCCTTATGGGTTTGATCTCACAAACTGTGTTTAATGGAGGCTGCCATGTTCTTGG AGTGATGCCCAAAGCTCTGAGGCCTCATGAG ATATCAGGAGAAACCGTAGGAGAAATGAAAACTGTTGCAGACATGCACCAGAGAAAAGCAGAAATGGCAAGACATGCAGATGCTTTCATTGCACTTCCTG GTGGCTATGGAACCTTGGAAGAATTGTTAGAGATAATTGCCTGGTCTCAGCTAGGAATTCATGATAAACCA GTGGGATTGTTAAATGTAGATGGATATTATAACAGCTTGCTTGCCTTGTTTGATAAGGGAGTTGAAGAAGGTTTCATTGAAGATAATGCAAGGCATATTGTGGTCATAGCAGAAACAGCAGCAGAACTCATCAAGAAGATGgag GAGTATACACCAGGCCATGACAAGGTTGCACCCAGACAAAGCTGGGAAGTGGACAAGTTATTAGAGTCTACCAAAAGTGGGGAACCTCTAGGATCTTAG
- the LOC110619170 gene encoding cytokinin riboside 5'-monophosphate phosphoribohydrolase LOG1 isoform X1 produces MEGENRKSAASEERRRFKKICVFCGSRAGYKSSFGDAALQLGKELVERKIDLVYGGGSVGLMGLISQTVFNGGCHVLGYINISFTLISFWFLLENLTLCSCIALYRVMPKALRPHEISGETVGEMKTVADMHQRKAEMARHADAFIALPGGYGTLEELLEIIAWSQLGIHDKPVGLLNVDGYYNSLLALFDKGVEEGFIEDNARHIVVIAETAAELIKKMEEYTPGHDKVAPRQSWEVDKLLESTKSGEPLGS; encoded by the exons ATGGAAGGAGAAAATAGAAAATCTGCAGCAAGTGAAGAGAGAAGGAGGTTTAAGAAGATATGTGTCTTCTGTGGGAGTAGAGCTGGATACAAATCTTCATTTGGTGATGCTGCCCTTCAACTTGGTAAAGAACTG GTTGAAAGAAAGATTGATTTGGTCTATGGTGGGGGAAGTGTAGGCCTTATGGGTTTGATCTCACAAACTGTGTTTAATGGAGGCTGCCATGTTCTTGGGTATATAAATATTTCCTTTACACTGATTTCCTTTTGGTTTCTGTTAGAAAACTTGACATTGTGTTCATGTATTGCTTTATATAGAGTGATGCCCAAAGCTCTGAGGCCTCATGAG ATATCAGGAGAAACCGTAGGAGAAATGAAAACTGTTGCAGACATGCACCAGAGAAAAGCAGAAATGGCAAGACATGCAGATGCTTTCATTGCACTTCCTG GTGGCTATGGAACCTTGGAAGAATTGTTAGAGATAATTGCCTGGTCTCAGCTAGGAATTCATGATAAACCA GTGGGATTGTTAAATGTAGATGGATATTATAACAGCTTGCTTGCCTTGTTTGATAAGGGAGTTGAAGAAGGTTTCATTGAAGATAATGCAAGGCATATTGTGGTCATAGCAGAAACAGCAGCAGAACTCATCAAGAAGATGgag GAGTATACACCAGGCCATGACAAGGTTGCACCCAGACAAAGCTGGGAAGTGGACAAGTTATTAGAGTCTACCAAAAGTGGGGAACCTCTAGGATCTTAG